Proteins encoded in a region of the Malaciobacter mytili LMG 24559 genome:
- a CDS encoding NAD-glutamate dehydrogenase domain-containing protein, with amino-acid sequence MATSDIEAICSQLLTKEDLKVSDEFFQEILKEEVITKILKNNNSNYIKIFSTKQLYLSSIIPILHDIGFEIIDEVTYNISNKSKVVYVNRFNLSIKDEEVVNKAQENLQRVISQTLLDNSIKHSRLFSLVLFENLTIRKIQLLKAFIEYLDQAILTINTEAILNTITSHHKISNEFIEYFITKFDPNFKGKRKEVLEKLEGLIEEQIKTIPQIMDDRILKLMLSFLKSLLRTNYFLEKETISFKIDTKTFSENLKGLQPNIENFIYHSDFYGVHLRMSKISRGGLRWSDRHEDYRQEVKSLMITQEGKNSIIIPDGSKGGFVINKDTSLISKEYFEKIYSLYINANLDLVDNMVNGKVIKDENIIAYDGDDPYFVVAADKGTASMSDVANNIAISRGYWLGDAFASGGSNGYGHKDLGITARGSLMSTKRFFIEEGIDIYKDSITVMGIGSMSGDVFGNGMIESDKFKLLAAIGHKEIFIDPNPDPKESYEERKRLFESKNGSWSNYDKSKISKGGGVFLRSDKEIVLSPEIKKLLGITKKSLSGEELCVKLITMNVDLLFNGGVGTYVKASDENSLDIGDKQNEAVRVDANEIKARIVCEGGNLGFTQRARIEYAINGGKINLDGIDNAGGVNTSDHEVNLKILLNIIKEQGLVGEEEANNILHSLTEQVVSLVLQNNYDQALSISIDERFSRKYQNDFIKSIEVLENNLVAFNRNDFYIPKNENIHEIVDINGSIVRPVLSSLLSYSKIFVKKVLLESDLVDEQFATQYLYRYFPKSFVGAYEREILSHPLKREIIATKIADIIINSQGVTFVSDYEKLGKEKFLQKIKSYLIVKQLFGSNEIREKISKQDYILDAEKQYKLINKLEYILYASTKWMVKYLNKNQIDSSHIIDHKNELFAQLRQIHNQQVEVIIENDVEFNLFYSVIDYLRFAVAAIVIKENTQHPFKDVIVLFYQLIHEFNILEIIVSLNRIKILSKSDLILRNQVLQFIDHIVVHYTKKILDFQRINEEPEVAFSNFIANEKDTFYKIRDHLDVFMSREIKDIKEIAITVNQLMVSTI; translated from the coding sequence ATGGCTACATCAGATATAGAAGCAATTTGCTCACAATTGCTTACAAAAGAGGATTTGAAAGTTTCTGATGAATTTTTTCAAGAAATTCTAAAAGAAGAAGTTATTACAAAAATCTTAAAAAATAATAATTCTAATTATATAAAGATTTTTTCTACAAAACAATTATATTTATCTTCAATTATCCCTATTTTACATGATATTGGTTTTGAAATTATTGATGAGGTAACTTATAATATTTCTAATAAATCAAAAGTTGTGTATGTAAATAGATTTAATCTTAGTATAAAAGATGAAGAGGTAGTAAATAAAGCTCAAGAAAATCTACAAAGAGTTATTAGTCAAACTCTTTTAGATAATTCAATAAAACATTCAAGATTATTTTCTTTAGTTTTATTTGAAAATCTTACAATTAGAAAAATACAATTATTAAAGGCTTTTATAGAGTATTTAGACCAAGCTATACTTACTATTAATACTGAAGCTATTTTAAATACAATTACTTCACATCATAAAATTTCAAATGAATTTATTGAGTATTTTATTACTAAATTTGACCCAAATTTTAAAGGTAAAAGAAAAGAGGTTTTAGAAAAATTAGAAGGTTTAATCGAGGAGCAGATTAAAACTATTCCTCAAATTATGGATGATAGAATTTTAAAACTAATGCTGTCATTTTTAAAGTCTTTATTAAGAACAAATTATTTTTTAGAAAAAGAGACTATTTCTTTTAAAATAGATACTAAAACTTTTAGTGAAAATTTAAAAGGATTACAACCAAATATAGAAAACTTTATTTATCATAGTGATTTTTATGGAGTTCATTTAAGAATGAGTAAAATCTCAAGAGGTGGACTTAGATGGAGTGATAGACATGAAGATTATAGACAAGAAGTAAAATCTCTTATGATAACACAAGAGGGAAAAAACTCTATAATTATTCCTGATGGATCTAAAGGTGGTTTTGTAATAAATAAAGACACCTCTTTAATTTCAAAAGAGTATTTTGAAAAAATATATTCACTTTATATAAATGCTAATTTAGATTTAGTAGACAATATGGTAAATGGCAAAGTAATTAAAGATGAAAATATAATAGCTTATGATGGAGATGACCCATATTTTGTAGTTGCAGCAGACAAAGGAACTGCTTCTATGAGTGATGTTGCTAATAATATAGCAATAAGTAGAGGTTATTGGCTTGGTGATGCTTTTGCAAGTGGTGGTTCAAATGGATATGGGCATAAAGATTTAGGAATTACTGCTCGTGGTTCATTAATGTCTACAAAAAGATTTTTTATTGAAGAGGGCATTGATATTTACAAAGACTCAATCACAGTTATGGGAATAGGTTCTATGAGTGGAGATGTTTTTGGAAATGGAATGATTGAATCAGATAAGTTTAAACTTCTTGCTGCAATTGGACATAAAGAGATATTTATAGACCCAAATCCAGACCCAAAAGAGAGTTATGAAGAAAGAAAAAGACTTTTTGAATCTAAAAATGGCTCTTGGAGTAATTATGATAAGAGCAAAATTTCAAAAGGAGGAGGAGTATTTTTAAGAAGTGATAAGGAAATAGTTTTATCACCAGAGATAAAAAAACTTCTTGGTATTACTAAAAAAAGCCTTAGTGGTGAAGAGTTATGCGTAAAACTTATTACTATGAATGTGGATTTACTTTTTAATGGTGGAGTTGGAACTTATGTAAAAGCTAGTGATGAAAATAGTCTTGATATAGGTGATAAACAAAATGAAGCTGTTAGAGTTGATGCAAATGAGATTAAAGCTAGAATTGTATGTGAAGGTGGAAATTTAGGTTTTACTCAAAGAGCAAGAATTGAGTATGCTATAAATGGTGGTAAGATTAATCTTGATGGAATTGATAATGCAGGAGGAGTAAATACTTCTGACCATGAAGTTAATTTAAAAATCTTATTAAATATTATAAAAGAGCAAGGTTTAGTAGGTGAAGAAGAAGCTAATAATATACTTCATAGTTTAACTGAACAAGTTGTTTCTCTAGTTTTACAAAATAATTATGACCAAGCTTTATCTATTTCTATTGATGAAAGATTTTCAAGAAAATATCAAAATGATTTTATAAAATCAATTGAAGTTTTAGAAAATAATCTAGTGGCTTTTAATAGAAATGATTTTTATATTCCAAAAAATGAAAATATCCATGAAATAGTTGATATTAATGGCTCAATTGTAAGACCTGTTTTAAGTTCTTTACTTTCTTATTCTAAAATTTTTGTTAAAAAAGTTTTATTAGAGTCTGATTTAGTAGATGAACAATTTGCTACACAATATTTATATAGATATTTCCCTAAATCTTTTGTGGGTGCATATGAAAGAGAAATTTTATCTCATCCTTTAAAAAGAGAGATAATTGCTACAAAAATAGCAGATATTATAATTAACTCTCAAGGGGTTACTTTTGTTAGTGATTATGAAAAGTTAGGTAAAGAAAAGTTTTTACAAAAAATTAAATCATATTTAATAGTAAAACAACTATTTGGATCAAATGAAATAAGAGAAAAAATCTCAAAACAAGATTATATTCTTGATGCAGAAAAACAATATAAACTAATTAATAAATTAGAATATATTTTATATGCTAGTACAAAATGGATGGTAAAATATCTAAATAAAAATCAAATAGATTCTTCTCATATAATTGACCATAAAAATGAGTTATTTGCCCAATTAAGACAAATACATAATCAGCAAGTAGAAGTAATAATTGAAAATGATGTAGAGTTTAATCTATTTTATAGCGTAATTGATTATTTAAGATTTGCAGTTGCTGCAATAGTAATTAAAGAAAATACTCAACATCCTTTTAAAGATGTAATTGTATTATTTTATCAATTAATACATGAATTTAATATTTTAGAGATTATTGTATCTTTAAATAGAATTAAAATTTTATCAAAAAGTGATTTGATTTTACGAAATCAAGTTTTACAATTTATTGATCATATAGTAGTTCATTATACGAAAAAAATATTAGATTTTCAAAGGATAAATGAAGAACCTGAAGTTGCATTCTCAAACTTTATTGCAAATGAAAAAGATACTTTTTATAAAATTAGAGACCACTTAGATGTATTTATGTCTAGGGAAATAAAAGATATAAAAGAAATAGCAATAACAGTAAATCAACTTATGGTTTCAACAATATAA
- a CDS encoding SagB family peptide dehydrogenase: MYFNDFFEYHLQTKHSYFSVRNFPNRLDWNNQPKVFKSYKNFEKISLNLDILNHSFLYYIAGISAKKVYPGVEYYLRVNPSAGALYPNEIYFQSRNNDDIPNGIYHFDISSSSLTLLKTINNDGLEKYLGFNTNINGFIFFISSLYYRSSWKYKNRAFRYCLLDSGHLLGSLEASCYIFDKKYKIKYDFNKQLFNKLFNFSNEEFFQTCIIVGEQTNTKSKEVEFSLPTVDGTYYFEKNKFIEKAYKDSCLIKEKKQQELNSQFIYNKEIFKQIVYNRRSIREFSKRAIKKEEFFKILEILKQPICSDCDENVEIYCVINKIVGMPLGLYKDNKYLKEGDFKTQAGYLCLEQSLGKDSAVTFFLTSKGKNYQELYQKAGILGHRLYLVSNYLGYGCSGIGAYYDDEVCEFLEENSMVLYALAIGN, from the coding sequence ATGTATTTTAATGATTTTTTTGAATACCATCTACAAACAAAACATTCTTATTTCTCAGTAAGAAATTTCCCCAATAGATTAGATTGGAATAATCAACCAAAAGTTTTTAAATCATATAAAAATTTTGAAAAAATATCTTTAAATTTGGATATTTTAAATCATAGTTTTTTATACTATATTGCTGGAATAAGTGCAAAAAAAGTCTATCCAGGAGTTGAATATTATCTTAGAGTAAATCCAAGTGCAGGAGCCCTTTATCCAAATGAAATATATTTTCAAAGTAGAAATAATGATGATATACCAAATGGAATTTACCATTTTGATATAAGTAGTTCTTCTCTTACACTTTTAAAAACTATAAATAATGATGGACTTGAAAAATATCTAGGATTTAATACTAATATAAATGGTTTTATTTTTTTTATTTCATCTTTATATTATCGCTCTTCTTGGAAGTATAAAAATAGAGCTTTTAGATATTGTTTATTGGATAGTGGACATTTGCTTGGGAGTTTAGAAGCTAGTTGTTATATTTTTGATAAGAAATATAAGATTAAATATGATTTTAATAAACAGCTATTTAATAAGCTATTTAATTTTTCCAATGAAGAGTTTTTTCAAACTTGTATAATTGTAGGAGAGCAAACAAATACTAAAAGTAAAGAAGTAGAATTTTCTTTGCCAACTGTAGATGGAACTTACTATTTTGAAAAAAATAAATTTATTGAAAAAGCCTATAAAGACTCATGTCTTATAAAAGAAAAAAAGCAACAAGAGTTAAATTCACAATTTATTTATAATAAAGAGATTTTTAAGCAGATTGTTTATAATAGGCGTTCTATTCGAGAATTTTCCAAAAGAGCTATAAAAAAAGAGGAATTTTTTAAAATTTTAGAAATTTTAAAACAGCCTATTTGTAGTGATTGTGATGAAAATGTAGAGATTTATTGTGTTATAAATAAAATAGTAGGTATGCCTTTAGGTTTATATAAAGATAATAAATATCTAAAAGAGGGTGATTTTAAAACTCAAGCTGGATATTTATGTTTAGAACAAAGTCTAGGAAAAGATAGTGCAGTTACATTTTTCTTAACTTCTAAAGGGAAAAATTATCAAGAATTATATCAAAAAGCAGGAATACTTGGACATAGATTATATCTTGTATCAAACTAT